A genomic region of Candidatus Limnocylindrales bacterium contains the following coding sequences:
- a CDS encoding amidohydrolase, whose translation MKEKISKKAEEIKSFLTEFRRDLHQYPELSFEEVRTSEKIARALRDMGLEVQTGVGKTGVVALLKGNSEDKVIGLRGDMDALPVEERNQTSYTSKHKGVMHACGHDGHSTIILGAARVLHSLRNEIPGNVKFIFQPAEEAGGKGAAGMIQDGVLTNPKVSAILGVHMWPAPIRLGQIGLNYGPSMAASDSFSLKIIGKGGHAALPHMTIDPIVIASQIINMIQLIASRMTDPLDPVVVSIGLVHGGTRHNIIANEVELRGTVRTLLPETRTYVRERIERIVKGVTEALGATYEFTYLLGVAPTLNEPALTQLVEEASREILGDDQVLRLPHPHMTGEDFGAFCQTIPGTFIKIGVHNPEKGHIHPLHSPYFDFDEEALVTGVKTVAYAAVKYLSQDRF comes from the coding sequence ATGAAAGAAAAAATCAGCAAGAAGGCTGAGGAGATTAAAAGTTTTTTGACGGAGTTTCGTCGGGATTTGCATCAATACCCGGAGTTATCTTTTGAAGAAGTCCGCACATCGGAAAAAATTGCCCGGGCTTTAAGAGATATGGGACTGGAAGTTCAGACAGGAGTGGGTAAAACAGGGGTAGTGGCTTTACTCAAAGGAAATTCAGAAGATAAAGTCATTGGACTTCGGGGAGATATGGATGCCCTTCCGGTCGAAGAAAGGAACCAAACTTCCTATACCTCTAAGCATAAGGGCGTCATGCACGCCTGTGGACATGATGGCCATTCTACCATTATCCTGGGAGCTGCCCGGGTTCTTCATAGCCTGCGGAATGAGATTCCTGGAAACGTTAAATTTATCTTTCAACCTGCCGAGGAAGCCGGTGGGAAAGGAGCTGCAGGGATGATTCAAGACGGGGTTTTGACAAACCCAAAAGTTTCGGCCATCCTGGGAGTCCATATGTGGCCGGCCCCTATCCGATTAGGCCAGATTGGATTGAATTACGGCCCTTCCATGGCTGCCTCAGACTCCTTTTCTCTCAAGATTATCGGTAAGGGAGGTCATGCCGCCCTGCCCCATATGACCATTGATCCCATTGTCATTGCTTCCCAGATTATCAATATGATTCAACTTATCGCCAGTCGCATGACCGATCCCCTGGATCCGGTCGTGGTTAGCATTGGGCTTGTTCACGGAGGTACCCGACACAATATTATTGCCAATGAAGTGGAACTCCGGGGAACCGTTCGAACCCTTTTACCGGAAACCCGGACCTATGTCAGAGAAAGAATCGAAAGGATTGTGAAAGGCGTAACAGAGGCGCTGGGAGCCACATATGAGTTTACCTATCTCCTTGGCGTAGCCCCTACCCTTAACGAACCGGCTCTGACCCAACTGGTCGAAGAAGCTTCCCGTGAAATCTTGGGAGATGATCAGGTATTACGTCTTCCCCATCCGCATATGACGGGAGAAGACTTTGGGGCCTTTTGTCAGACCATTCCGGGAACTTTTATCAAAATCGGAGTTCACAACCCTGAAAAAGGACATATCCATCCCCTTCATTCTCCCTACTTTGATTTCGACGAGGAAGCCCTGGTTACCGGAGTTAAAACCGTAGCCTATGCAGCGGTGAAGTATCTGAGTCAAGACCGATTTTAA
- a CDS encoding patatin-like phospholipase family protein translates to MNNCLFRCFAIFTFYLLPFTFCLSAKGQIDNSSPKPSLTQEKETGSPFKNEKGPGELSSPRPKIGLALSGGGARGFAHIGVLKVLEEVGIPIDRIAGTSMGSVMGGLYALGYSPEELARLAVTMNWQDAFRDNPPRKTLFFEQKKEVSKYLLEIGFKGYKLQIPSGLSAGQKLSNLLALLTIPAAGITNFDDLKIPYRAVATDIVTGAEVLLDGSQLSLPEAMRASIAVPLVFTPVEWGDKLLVDGGLVKNVPVDVVKNMGADKVIAVNVSTPLRKKEDLQSFFAIIDQAISLQIAHSTEQQLALADIVITPDLKDYSASDFTKARLLIEKGEEAARKEIQRLRDLADSLKKYQSNQPPPTQSTRIKTGPRSEIKIEEVRIEGDVKIKELQLMKTLEIQKGETLSLTELQEKIRRIFGFGFFESVKVNVEEGKSGGKILELKINEREPNLLRFGFRYDDKYKGVGIADLSFNRFGGTSSKLSTEVQFGSIFNFQSSYFRYGLFNSGFFINPRIFYKDDFQLIFENQRRLGQFTDRAKGFEFVAGNIFKNLGEITSRYQWKREDFTVDVGGPDLPEFRENVAMISLSSQADTLDQFPFPNSGSIFHLIYDFANKSLGGDPNFHRLSFNYSKFFSPFPKNHFSVGVQLGTSFGTDLPTYEDYLFGGPDSFMGYEREELRGDQIAILRLGYRYKLLDLPLGLGRGAYATLVFNTGNVWDSLDDLENNLRLRYGGSFGFALDTIIGPIYLDFGIGDEGRRQVYFSAGFPF, encoded by the coding sequence TTGAATAATTGTCTATTTCGCTGCTTTGCTATTTTTACCTTTTACCTTTTACCCTTTACCTTTTGCCTTTCGGCTAAAGGCCAGATAGATAACTCCTCGCCCAAACCTTCCTTAACCCAGGAAAAGGAAACCGGGTCTCCTTTCAAGAATGAAAAGGGACCCGGGGAGTTAAGTTCTCCTCGGCCTAAAATAGGTCTTGCCCTAAGTGGGGGAGGGGCCCGGGGTTTTGCCCATATCGGGGTTTTAAAAGTATTAGAGGAAGTAGGAATTCCCATAGATCGAATTGCAGGAACCAGTATGGGGAGTGTCATGGGAGGTCTATACGCCCTGGGATACTCACCGGAAGAACTTGCCCGCCTGGCGGTGACCATGAATTGGCAAGATGCCTTCCGTGATAACCCGCCCCGAAAAACCCTTTTTTTCGAGCAGAAAAAAGAGGTCTCCAAATACCTTCTGGAGATCGGATTTAAAGGATATAAGCTCCAGATCCCCAGTGGTTTATCTGCTGGACAGAAGCTCTCTAACCTCCTGGCCCTTTTGACTATCCCCGCTGCGGGTATTACAAATTTCGACGACCTTAAAATCCCCTACCGGGCCGTTGCCACCGATATTGTCACCGGTGCTGAAGTTCTTCTGGACGGGAGTCAGCTATCGCTGCCAGAAGCGATGCGGGCGAGTATTGCGGTTCCCCTGGTTTTTACCCCGGTAGAATGGGGAGATAAACTCCTGGTAGACGGCGGACTTGTCAAAAACGTTCCGGTGGATGTGGTTAAAAATATGGGCGCAGATAAGGTCATTGCCGTGAATGTCTCGACACCCCTGAGAAAAAAAGAAGATCTCCAATCTTTCTTTGCAATTATCGATCAAGCCATTTCTTTGCAAATAGCCCATTCGACAGAACAACAATTAGCCCTTGCAGATATTGTGATCACCCCAGATCTGAAGGATTATTCTGCGTCTGATTTCACCAAAGCTCGTCTGTTAATTGAAAAAGGCGAAGAAGCCGCCAGAAAGGAAATCCAACGGCTGCGGGACCTGGCAGACTCCTTAAAAAAGTACCAGTCTAATCAGCCCCCACCTACCCAATCCACCAGAATAAAAACCGGACCTAGAAGCGAAATCAAAATTGAAGAGGTAAGAATCGAAGGCGATGTCAAAATCAAAGAGTTGCAATTAATGAAAACCCTGGAGATCCAAAAAGGAGAGACGTTATCGCTTACGGAATTACAGGAGAAAATCAGGAGAATCTTTGGGTTCGGTTTTTTTGAATCGGTTAAGGTGAATGTGGAGGAAGGAAAAAGTGGGGGAAAAATTTTAGAACTCAAGATCAATGAAAGAGAACCGAACCTGCTGCGATTCGGATTTCGTTACGACGATAAATATAAGGGAGTAGGAATTGCAGATCTAAGCTTTAACCGATTTGGTGGAACTAGTTCTAAATTATCTACAGAAGTCCAATTTGGGAGCATTTTCAATTTTCAGAGTTCGTATTTCCGATATGGGCTGTTTAACTCTGGATTTTTTATCAATCCTCGAATCTTTTATAAAGATGATTTTCAGCTTATTTTTGAAAATCAAAGGCGTCTGGGTCAATTTACAGATCGGGCTAAAGGGTTTGAATTTGTAGCCGGAAACATCTTCAAAAACCTGGGAGAGATTACTTCTCGATATCAATGGAAGCGAGAAGACTTTACCGTAGATGTAGGAGGTCCAGACCTTCCGGAATTCCGAGAGAATGTAGCGATGATTTCTCTAAGTTCCCAGGCAGATACACTGGATCAATTCCCTTTCCCGAATTCTGGAAGTATCTTCCATCTTATCTACGACTTTGCAAATAAATCCTTGGGTGGTGACCCGAATTTCCATCGGCTTTCTTTTAATTATTCCAAGTTTTTTTCTCCTTTCCCTAAAAACCATTTCTCGGTAGGAGTCCAATTAGGGACCTCCTTCGGTACCGATCTTCCCACCTATGAGGATTATCTTTTTGGCGGACCTGATTCCTTTATGGGGTATGAGCGGGAAGAACTTCGGGGGGATCAAATCGCTATTCTGAGACTTGGCTACCGTTATAAATTACTCGATCTCCCTCTGGGGCTGGGAAGAGGTGCTTATGCAACTCTGGTTTTTAACACCGGAAATGTTTGGGACTCCCTGGACGATTTAGAGAATAATCTCAGGCTCCGTTACGGAGGAAGTTTCGGTTTTGCACTGGATACCATAATTGGTCCGATTTATCTGGATTTCGGGATTGGAGATGAGGGAAGACGGCAGGTTTACTTCTCGGCAGGATTCCCGTTCTAA
- a CDS encoding acylphosphatase, translated as MSKARVHLYIEGYVQGVGYRASALHKARSLGLTGWVRNLRDGRVEAVAEGEEEAIAQFIKWCQKGPPGSVVERINVQNEKYTGEFKQFDITF; from the coding sequence ATGTCCAAAGCTCGGGTACATCTTTATATTGAAGGATACGTTCAGGGTGTTGGTTATCGGGCCAGTGCCCTCCACAAAGCCCGGAGTTTAGGTTTAACCGGCTGGGTTAGAAACCTTCGAGATGGACGTGTAGAAGCTGTAGCTGAAGGGGAAGAAGAGGCTATTGCTCAATTTATAAAATGGTGCCAAAAAGGCCCTCCGGGATCTGTGGTGGAGCGGATTAATGTGCAAAATGAGAAATATACCGGAGAGTTTAAACAGTTTGATATTACCTTTTGA
- a CDS encoding xanthine dehydrogenase family protein molybdopterin-binding subunit, translating to MSKLENPIQEELSKEKPKYKVIGTRPIRHDGTDKVTGRAIYGADVKISGLLHGKILRSPHAHARIRSIDVSRALALPGVKAVVTAQDLPPVADKIEELGEGAVNIKYLQENILAREKVLYKGHAVAGVAAINPHIAEEALALIEVDYEVLPPVLEVRQAMKEDAPLLHPDLKTKSLGEKTDKVSNIAQHVQYKLGDPEKGFQEADLVIEREFTTSTVHQGYIEPHNATALWNADGNLTVWCSTQGAFMAQKQLSDVLQIPVSKIKVIPAEIGGGFGGKIPIYLEPVAALLSRKTGRPVKIVMSRTEVFEGTGPTPASYIKVKMGVKRNGRIVAAQAYLAYEAGAYPGSPINPGCMCIFAPYNIPNVLIDGYDVVVNKPKTAAYRAPGATNAAFASETVIDEICEQLGMDPLQFRLLNGAKEGDRKADGLPYPRIGYLETVEAAMKHEHYQTPLKGPNRGRGVASGYWFNVGLQSSAIISVNADGTVSLVEGSTDIGGTRASVAMQAAEVLGIAAEDVRPVVGDTDSVGYTDVTGGSRVTFATGWAAYEAAQDVKRQMIERAAKIWGVSPEEVTFVEGVFQLSKDPEKRMTFKELAAQLSKTGGPVVGRATVAPRGVGGAFATHIVDVEVDPETGKVQILRYTAVQDAGKAIHPSYVEGQMQGGVAQGIGWALNEEYFYTPDGRMANASFLDYRMPTCLDLPMIDTVIVEVPNPGHPFGVRGVGEVPIVPPAAAIANAIYRAVGVRMRHLPMSPGRVLEEILKKNQKS from the coding sequence ATGTCTAAATTAGAAAATCCTATCCAAGAGGAACTATCCAAGGAAAAACCGAAATATAAGGTTATAGGTACGCGTCCTATTCGTCACGATGGGACCGATAAGGTTACAGGAAGGGCCATTTATGGGGCCGATGTAAAAATATCCGGGTTATTGCATGGTAAAATTCTAAGGAGCCCGCACGCCCATGCTCGTATTCGATCCATTGATGTAAGTCGGGCCCTGGCATTACCCGGGGTTAAAGCCGTAGTAACAGCACAAGATCTGCCTCCGGTTGCCGATAAGATCGAGGAACTTGGAGAAGGAGCCGTTAATATAAAATATTTGCAGGAAAATATCCTGGCCCGGGAGAAAGTCCTCTATAAAGGTCATGCTGTGGCCGGAGTTGCAGCCATCAATCCGCATATTGCCGAAGAAGCTTTAGCTCTGATTGAGGTAGATTATGAGGTACTCCCTCCGGTGTTGGAGGTTCGGCAGGCTATGAAAGAAGATGCTCCCTTATTACATCCAGACCTGAAAACCAAGTCCCTGGGTGAGAAAACCGATAAAGTCAGCAATATTGCCCAGCATGTCCAATATAAGTTAGGAGATCCCGAGAAGGGATTCCAGGAAGCAGATCTTGTGATAGAAAGGGAGTTTACCACCTCTACCGTACACCAGGGATATATTGAGCCGCATAACGCCACAGCCCTGTGGAACGCCGATGGCAATCTGACCGTTTGGTGCAGTACCCAGGGGGCCTTCATGGCGCAAAAGCAACTTTCCGATGTTCTACAAATACCGGTTTCCAAGATCAAGGTAATTCCGGCGGAGATTGGCGGTGGATTTGGGGGCAAGATCCCGATTTATCTGGAACCCGTTGCCGCTCTACTTTCTCGAAAGACCGGTCGTCCGGTCAAGATAGTCATGAGTCGGACTGAAGTATTTGAAGGGACGGGCCCCACCCCGGCTTCCTATATTAAGGTCAAGATGGGAGTCAAGCGGAATGGACGCATTGTAGCCGCTCAGGCCTACCTGGCTTATGAAGCCGGAGCTTACCCTGGATCTCCTATAAATCCTGGCTGTATGTGTATTTTCGCTCCGTATAACATCCCCAACGTGTTGATCGATGGATACGATGTGGTTGTAAACAAGCCAAAAACCGCGGCTTATAGAGCTCCGGGGGCTACCAACGCTGCATTTGCCAGCGAGACGGTGATTGATGAGATTTGTGAGCAACTGGGGATGGATCCCCTGCAATTTCGTCTGTTAAATGGGGCGAAAGAGGGGGATCGTAAAGCCGACGGTTTACCTTATCCCCGAATCGGGTATCTGGAAACAGTGGAAGCTGCCATGAAGCACGAGCATTATCAAACTCCCCTGAAAGGACCGAACCGGGGAAGGGGCGTGGCTTCGGGTTATTGGTTTAATGTGGGTCTTCAGTCCAGTGCCATTATCAGTGTTAATGCCGATGGTACCGTAAGTCTGGTAGAAGGATCTACAGATATCGGAGGTACCCGTGCTTCTGTTGCCATGCAGGCCGCTGAGGTGTTGGGGATTGCAGCCGAAGATGTTCGCCCCGTGGTGGGAGATACAGATTCCGTAGGCTATACCGATGTAACCGGGGGAAGTCGGGTCACTTTTGCGACGGGATGGGCAGCCTATGAAGCTGCACAGGATGTTAAGCGACAGATGATAGAACGGGCCGCGAAAATTTGGGGGGTTTCCCCGGAAGAAGTCACCTTTGTTGAGGGGGTCTTTCAGTTGAGTAAAGATCCCGAGAAACGCATGACCTTTAAGGAACTGGCCGCCCAATTATCCAAAACCGGTGGACCGGTTGTAGGTCGAGCTACCGTGGCCCCTCGTGGGGTAGGAGGAGCCTTTGCCACCCACATCGTAGATGTTGAAGTAGATCCGGAAACCGGAAAAGTCCAGATTCTCCGTTATACGGCTGTCCAGGATGCCGGAAAGGCGATCCATCCCAGTTACGTGGAAGGGCAGATGCAGGGCGGTGTAGCCCAGGGAATTGGCTGGGCCCTTAATGAGGAGTACTTCTATACCCCGGATGGACGGATGGCCAATGCCAGTTTCCTCGATTATCGTATGCCAACCTGTTTGGATCTTCCCATGATTGATACAGTGATTGTGGAAGTTCCTAATCCTGGGCACCCCTTTGGGGTCCGAGGCGTCGGTGAAGTACCTATTGTTCCTCCGGCTGCCGCCATAGCTAACGCCATTTATCGGGCCGTGGGAGTCCGAATGCGGCATCTCCCCATGTCCCCTGGTCGGGTCCTGGAAGAAATCTTGAAGAAAAATCAGAAATCGTAG
- a CDS encoding pyridoxal phosphate-dependent aminotransferase has product MITRSRIARRMDHIPFQAIRSVGEEVAKLEKQGKQVIHMEIGRPDFDTPVHIKQAAKDALDQGWVHYTSNYGIPELREAIAEKLRVDNGLEVDPNTEIIVTVGTIEGILMALWATLDPGDEILIPDPAWTSYQHCIRLVGANPISIPLTEEHGFKPRIEDMEALVTPRTKAMLITSPHNPTGVVLSKEELEQLADFARQKDLLVLSDEIYEKLVYEGTRHYSIGSFPGMKERTITINGFSKAYSMTGWRLGYVAAPKELIGAMIRVHQYCTVCATSFAQKGAVQALRGPQEPMYAMVKEFDRRRLMVLEYLSQIPEITCVRPQGAFYVFPSIKSYGVPSADLAKYLLYEAHVALTAGTFFGTYGEGYIRISYANSYENIETGMQRMVEALKKFKRTNKP; this is encoded by the coding sequence ATGATTACAAGATCCCGTATAGCCAGGCGGATGGATCATATTCCCTTTCAAGCTATCCGTTCGGTGGGCGAAGAAGTAGCTAAATTAGAGAAGCAGGGGAAGCAGGTTATTCACATGGAAATAGGAAGACCGGATTTTGATACCCCGGTTCACATTAAGCAGGCCGCCAAGGATGCCCTGGATCAGGGCTGGGTTCATTATACCTCCAATTATGGAATTCCCGAATTACGGGAGGCCATTGCGGAAAAACTTCGGGTAGACAACGGCCTGGAGGTAGATCCGAATACCGAGATAATCGTTACAGTCGGGACCATCGAGGGAATTCTCATGGCTTTATGGGCTACCCTGGATCCTGGAGATGAGATTCTTATCCCAGATCCGGCCTGGACCAGTTATCAGCATTGTATCAGGCTGGTTGGAGCAAATCCGATTTCCATTCCCCTGACCGAAGAGCATGGATTTAAACCGCGGATAGAGGATATGGAGGCTCTTGTAACCCCCAGAACCAAGGCCATGCTGATCACCAGTCCCCACAATCCTACAGGGGTCGTTTTGAGCAAAGAAGAGTTGGAGCAGCTTGCCGATTTTGCCCGGCAAAAAGACCTCCTGGTATTATCCGATGAAATTTATGAGAAACTGGTCTATGAAGGAACCAGGCACTATAGTATCGGGAGTTTTCCCGGTATGAAAGAACGAACCATCACCATCAACGGTTTTTCTAAAGCTTATTCCATGACCGGCTGGCGGTTAGGTTATGTCGCTGCCCCCAAGGAATTGATCGGAGCCATGATCCGGGTTCATCAATATTGTACCGTCTGTGCTACCTCCTTCGCCCAGAAGGGTGCCGTCCAGGCACTACGAGGCCCCCAGGAACCTATGTATGCCATGGTCAAGGAGTTTGATCGGAGACGGCTGATGGTCCTGGAGTATCTCAGTCAGATTCCAGAAATAACCTGTGTTCGCCCCCAGGGAGCTTTTTACGTGTTTCCTTCGATTAAAAGCTACGGCGTTCCATCGGCAGACCTGGCTAAATACCTCTTATATGAGGCCCATGTGGCCTTAACTGCCGGAACTTTCTTTGGTACTTACGGAGAAGGTTATATCCGAATTTCCTATGCCAATTCCTATGAAAACATAGAAACAGGAATGCAGCGTATGGTGGAGGCTCTGAAGAAGTTTAAGAGAACAAACAAACCCTAA
- a CDS encoding PPOX class F420-dependent oxidoreductase: MPALTKEQLNEFLMKGNLIAKLATLKEDGAPYVNPVWYEYDGQYIYIIGRARAQFVHNIRKDPRVAVCIDTPTPPHTRVLIEGKAEIIDKDWVEMGYRMARRYRGEVEGPKYIEKTLNRPRAMIRITPEKITSWTGPEWHRRYFDPE; this comes from the coding sequence ATGCCGGCTTTAACAAAAGAACAGCTTAATGAGTTTTTAATGAAGGGAAACCTGATTGCAAAATTAGCGACCCTTAAAGAGGACGGTGCGCCGTACGTAAACCCTGTTTGGTATGAGTATGATGGGCAGTATATCTATATTATCGGGAGGGCTCGGGCTCAATTCGTCCATAATATTCGGAAAGATCCCCGGGTTGCAGTTTGTATAGATACCCCTACCCCGCCCCATACCCGTGTTCTCATAGAGGGAAAAGCGGAGATCATCGACAAGGACTGGGTCGAAATGGGATACCGGATGGCCCGACGTTACCGGGGGGAGGTGGAAGGTCCCAAGTATATTGAAAAAACCCTTAACAGACCTCGGGCCATGATTCGAATCACTCCTGAAAAAATCACCTCCTGGACCGGTCCAGAATGGCATCGGCGTTATTTTGATCCTGAATAA
- a CDS encoding hydantoinase B/oxoprolinase family protein produces the protein MGLNPLTLVIIKGGLEQIAEEMDTWFERFAFSPAISESQNRASGLYAGSSGDLLVQGSRGYPLYTGALETTIQQLLEQETSIAEGDIYLCNDPYSGSLSLNHIALIKPYFYQGHRFAFLANIGQHLDMGSRSPTGFSPRVQDIYQEGVRFPLVKFGSEDQPDSNILKILLGNSRFPKILLGDLQAQIQALQMGTQRLTRLLDRYGLKAVQESILELQRRSELEMRRYLQDIPKGVYTFSDYLDRDQPDGKPLKISLKFQVTDVGACLDFSESDPPSDGPFNSTLPTTLSSCYLALKHIYPDIPLSAGSFKPFQFIVPKETFLNAPFPKPVSASVLEISQRIIDVIFGVFHQAAPGRAIAGSFSTGTSFSLYGQDPVHGSYKFTGSLHGGYGGSNQADGLTNGSPLVGLHRLPSLEVLETRYPFLFQEYKIREGSAGAGRFRGGFGVVCTFTLRRGQAFFSILGGRGVSRPFGAANGWSGSGSRYVLQIRGTHYIYGLEASEGKVPPVLSKFATPSVIYLISEEDIPLQAGDIIHLETPGGGGYGSPFVRSIRLIIRDVKGGYITREQAMREYGVFFQKDSLELDVSKTSQMRHYFLAFEENV, from the coding sequence ATGGGCCTTAATCCTTTAACTTTAGTGATTATTAAAGGGGGTTTAGAGCAAATTGCCGAGGAAATGGACACGTGGTTTGAGCGATTTGCTTTTTCTCCGGCTATTTCCGAAAGCCAAAATCGTGCCTCTGGACTCTATGCGGGAAGTTCTGGGGATTTACTGGTTCAGGGGAGCCGGGGATATCCGCTTTATACCGGAGCACTTGAAACCACAATCCAGCAACTTTTAGAGCAAGAAACTTCCATAGCCGAAGGGGATATCTACCTCTGCAACGATCCCTACAGTGGTAGCCTCAGCCTAAATCACATCGCCCTGATCAAACCTTATTTTTATCAAGGGCATCGTTTTGCCTTTTTGGCCAACATAGGTCAGCACCTGGATATGGGGAGTCGAAGCCCCACCGGGTTCTCTCCCCGAGTCCAGGATATTTATCAGGAAGGAGTTCGATTCCCATTGGTAAAATTTGGTTCAGAAGATCAACCCGACTCCAATATTTTGAAAATTCTTCTGGGGAATAGTCGATTTCCCAAAATCCTTTTGGGAGATCTCCAGGCTCAAATCCAGGCACTTCAGATGGGAACTCAACGCTTAACCCGACTTTTAGATCGGTATGGTTTGAAGGCCGTTCAGGAAAGTATCCTGGAACTCCAACGCCGGAGCGAGTTAGAGATGCGGCGATATCTCCAGGATATTCCCAAGGGGGTTTACACATTCTCGGATTATCTGGATAGAGATCAACCCGACGGTAAACCTCTGAAAATCTCCTTGAAGTTCCAGGTAACAGACGTAGGGGCCTGCCTGGATTTCTCCGAAAGTGACCCTCCATCCGATGGACCTTTCAACAGCACGCTACCTACGACTCTGTCTTCTTGCTATCTCGCCCTAAAACATATTTATCCGGACATCCCGCTGAGTGCCGGAAGTTTTAAGCCTTTCCAGTTTATCGTTCCAAAGGAGACCTTTCTCAATGCTCCTTTTCCAAAGCCGGTATCTGCTTCGGTCCTGGAAATATCCCAGCGAATTATAGATGTCATTTTTGGAGTTTTTCATCAAGCTGCTCCGGGTCGGGCCATAGCCGGATCTTTCTCCACTGGGACCAGTTTTTCTTTGTATGGTCAAGACCCCGTCCACGGAAGCTACAAATTCACGGGATCCCTGCATGGCGGATATGGCGGCAGTAACCAGGCCGACGGGTTGACCAACGGCTCACCCCTGGTAGGCCTTCACCGTCTCCCCTCTCTGGAAGTTCTGGAGACCCGATATCCCTTTCTGTTTCAAGAATATAAAATCCGGGAAGGTTCTGCCGGAGCCGGGCGATTTCGAGGGGGTTTTGGAGTAGTTTGCACGTTTACCCTACGGCGAGGTCAGGCCTTCTTTTCCATTCTGGGAGGTAGAGGAGTCAGTCGCCCCTTCGGGGCAGCCAATGGTTGGAGTGGGTCCGGCAGTCGGTACGTCCTCCAGATTCGAGGAACCCACTATATATACGGGTTAGAAGCCTCTGAAGGTAAAGTCCCTCCCGTTTTGAGCAAATTTGCCACACCTTCTGTGATTTATCTTATCTCTGAAGAGGATATACCCCTACAAGCCGGAGATATAATCCATCTGGAAACTCCAGGAGGCGGCGGTTATGGAAGTCCTTTTGTTCGATCCATCCGGTTGATCATACGGGACGTCAAAGGGGGCTATATCACCCGAGAACAAGCCATGCGGGAGTATGGGGTGTTTTTTCAAAAGGACTCTCTGGAACTGGATGTAAGTAAAACTTCCCAGATGCGGCATTATTTTTTAGCCTTTGAAGAAAATGTTTAA
- a CDS encoding MoaD/ThiS family protein — protein sequence MATVWIPSLMRSLTHGVEKVTVSGSTLGEVLDNLDKAYPGLKNRLWEEGRITPHVTVVIDGEMGIQGLWYPVQEHSEIHFLPVISGGVDLD from the coding sequence ATGGCTACAGTATGGATTCCCTCGCTCATGCGGTCGCTCACCCATGGAGTGGAAAAAGTGACCGTATCCGGCTCTACCTTGGGAGAAGTACTGGACAATCTGGATAAGGCTTATCCCGGTCTGAAAAATCGCCTTTGGGAAGAAGGCCGGATTACTCCTCATGTTACAGTGGTCATAGATGGAGAAATGGGTATTCAGGGATTGTGGTATCCCGTACAGGAACACAGTGAGATTCACTTTCTTCCGGTTATCAGTGGGGGGGTTGACCTGGATTAA